Genomic segment of Salvia hispanica cultivar TCC Black 2014 chromosome 2, UniMelb_Shisp_WGS_1.0, whole genome shotgun sequence:
ACAAGCAAGACGATGCCATATATACGCAGATCTCAAATTGACGACCGAAATATGAAAACTAGGTTAGGTGATTTCAGCCTCGCCTTAAGGTGCATCGACGGTTACAAGCTGCGATCGACGCCGCTAGTTGGGCGGTATATTATTAGGAAGCCTACTACGTCACACCGGAGATGAAGACGAAGCGGTAGGAGGTTGAAGGGGAGCCGGAAGAGATGAGGGCACAGTCGGTGGGCCACATAGATGAGATGACAGGGGGAGGCAGCTGCAAGAGGAAGCCGGTGGAGGAGGGCGTCGCCGGAGAGGAGGTTGATTCGTGTCCCTCCACCTCCTTCGtgtatagagagagagagagagtatgcATGAATGTGATGTGTACGTCAGAATATGAACAAAGTTGATTTCCCAAATTACCCCCAtgcaatatttattaatagaaaatgaatacTTAATTTAGTCATTAGATTAAGATaatgagtggctgagatttattctctagttatacacttaaaattagttagaccttgatcactcctctgtattcatatccttatatatatatatatatatatatatatatatatatggagatgatcaaaataagaatgcatttaaatctagaaatgcagcccaaatcttggccctaggattagatgatctaatggccaataattaacccaaaacacggaaggtcataattaagtagttttaggtcatattataagatttgagtttatgtcatgttaagatcattttaggtcatgctttgttagcattacctaaaattaaactaactatgacctaaaaatgccctacgtGTGACTGTGttatgtgtttttatatttaaatctggtcttcatagattaaaaccctatatatatatatatatggtgagttgtgatcaatgtcgaaccatttttaaagaccgaactagagaccaaatttgggccactcatttttctttatcttatgattatgattaatttagaattaatttaatattttattaaataaaaacgtttttaatttatttttttaaaattttttaattttttttatagaatttttgtttattcgataaaaacttgttggagtaaataatgaactatattcactacataatgaactaaatgaatttatgttatgaagtaatttttcgcattcattatatactgaatttacttcaactgaaagataattatgtcataattatgaagtaattaaaataataaaatgaagtaataaactaatgaaatgaagtaataacataactgaatgaagtaataaactaacggaatgaagtactaaactaatagaatgaagtaataacatgattgaatgaagtgataaactaaaagaatgaagtaataaccctaaactcaactgaaagataattatgccataacacattatgaagtaataaactaatggaatgaagtaataacatgactgaatgaagtaataaactaacggaatgaagtaataaactaacagaatgaagtaatagcatgaataaaagaagtaataaactaacggaatgaagtaatagcacgactgaatgaagtaataagctcataacaataacatgactgaatgaagtaataaactaacgaaatgaagtaatagcacggctgaatggagtaataagctcataacaataacatgactgaatgaagtaataaactaacggaatgaagtaatagcatgactgaatgaagtaataaactaacggaatgaagtaataaccttAAACCCAactaaaagataattatgtcataacacattataaagtaataaactaatggaataaagtaatagcatgactgaatgaagtaataaactaacagaatggagtaataaactaatagaatgaagtcatagcatgaataaatgaaataataaaccaacagaatgaagtaatagcacgactgaatgaagtaataagttcataacatacattcatttagttcattatgtagtgaatatagttccttatttactccagcaagtttttatcaaataaaaaaaaactaaaaaaaattaaaattttaaaaataaaaataaaaaattttaaaaaaataaaaaaataaaaaaaatctaaaataaataaaaataaataaaaaaaacgtttttatttaataaaatattaaattaattgtaaattaatcataaccataagactaagaaaaatgagtggtccTAATTTGATCTCTAGTTCGATCTTTAAGGGTGGATTTATGGTTAACacgactctatatatataattcaaatgtCAATAAATGAGAACCACTTGTTATAAATACAGTACTACTACTCCATATGAAAATGAACGAAACATATATGAAAATCTGGAAAAAATCCGATTTAATATGCTAAAATTGTACAAACTCACTTTTATAGAGTGCATAACCACCTTATATATATTCGACTAAGAAAAATGTactatactaataatatgtagtagtattttcGTGTGGAATGATTTATAACCATTAGATCAACATAATTTATGGATATTAATTGGTGTATATTATTTGAGTCTTGGTTATTTATTATTGGGCTACCTATATTCGGTATAGAGTAAAGTTAAAATGAATGAAAGCAAGGACATACTGCCATACTGGTTATAATTGAAGTTTGCATACAATTGGGTCCCCTTTTATTTGCAGAGTTCTCTGAGCATACTGTAAAATTACATAAGAAAGCTAGAGACATAAGTTGTACAAACCTATAATAAGTGAATACAAATAAAAGGTAGTAAGAGAGAGGGCAGCATACCAATTTTTGGACAATAGACAAAAGGGGAATTCATCcatttccttctctcttttttGCCTTTTGTCTCTACTTAACTATATTCATCTTTTCTTTGCTCACTACTCATTTCtccaaattcatcaaatttcatGTTAATAAGTTTTTCACTGAATCAAGATGTTGTACTTACAACTCTCTTTTATGTCCGAAATTTCAaactcataatttaaaaaaattgattgctATCATGATATAGTAATAGTGTAATACTAACAGCCAtgtaataaagaaaaagtacTAGTACTTATATGTATGGGGTTGTCAATTTATGAGAAATGGAGCGTATAAATGAGGGCAGAGAGGTTTTTAGTCAGATCTACTTTTTCTTGTGACTTTATCTCTGTTCATTCTTCAATTCTGATCAGTCTTCATCTTCAACCAATGACACATTCTGTGTTATCCTCTCTCTCCTCCAGACTGCAGTTATGTGACTATTCAAAATTTCTGGTGCTATCAAAAAGGATTCTTTTGCCTCAAGAAGACCTAATTTGTAGAGACCTTCTGCTTAATATTTGAGTGACAGATCTCCATAAACTCCATTCATGTCAACTCCATTATGCTATTGCTTGCTTTAGTTCCATCCATCTCCCTACCATTATTGCTCACTAAATGCCAAATCACCCATCCATATACAACTAACATACAAACTTTCCATCTTTTTCACTGACATCTACCATGTTTTGCATGGAGGGTAGTATTGTAATTTCATCCTCTCAATATTCTTCTACTACAAGTACTCCTCCCTATAATGCAATCTTGTCATTTTGAATCCAATCAATTCAAATGTTTTGGATTcaactaaattcaaatttacccctctataaaaatcatatcaatTCGATTTATCTCTAATATTGCGGCGTGGATGTAGCTTTGATAGGATAGCAATTATCCACATAGAACCATCCTTgataatttcatcaaacattATAATTGCTTTTTGGAACATCAACGCTTTCAATTTTGTCATGTTATGTTTCAACTACAAACATAACATGCTTTGTTGGCAAGTGTTACCACAAAATCTCTTCTTACATCATCACacacactaaaaaaaaatcttttgaATCAAGAATTGCAAAATCTGTTAATCATGTAGTATTAGCAAACATTACACCAACATAgtagaaaattgaaatctgATCAAACTATGAGAAGAAAAGATAGTATAAGATCAGTAAGAATAGGTCTGTGATGAATGACACTATAACGCATCATCATCATTAAGGTGTAAATCAGACCTAATTTTGTTTCCGATTTTCCCGCCAAAATCAGCAGTAAAACATTAGCTTCCTAATATTATCACTAAGTTTAGGCAAGGGCATTGCCTGCGGCGGGGCCGACCGCGACACGGTGGGGCTCGTCGAGCTCGTAGTTCCTGAATCCGAGCGCTCGAGGTACAGCCGGCCCCTGTACGCTGCAAGGTGCGCATAGTAGGCCGGCGGAACCAACGAGATAGGCTTAGTGCACCTCACAAAGGTGTAGCATAGGTTATAAACCAATTTCTGTGCTTCATCGGACGAGAAGCCGCTCTCGTCCCACAACACGTGGTAGTGTATCGGTCGGCTCGTCCCCTTCACGCCCCAGTGGCTGCAGAGGTAGAAGTCGAACTCCCGGGGGTGCGTGATCACTGTGTCCACGACCGTCCCCGGATGAACGTTCTCGTCGTTGGATTGAGACGGATCGGCTCCCTCACACGGGAAGAGACGCGTGTGGTGCCGCTTTTGTACCACAAAAAACGTGATCGGTGGGTCGTAGGCCGGGAACTTCGAGCAGGCACGCCGTATCGCCTCTAGCTCGTCGTGGAGCACCTTGTTGAACTGCGTCTCGCTCACCCCATCTCGGAAGAACACGATTCGCCTCGGGAGTTGGGAGAGCTCTTCATAGAAGTCATCCAATATCTCCTTAACCATTGAGGCCAAATCTTGGATGATCTCTTGCCGGTGCGTTTGTGATCTCATCCGCGATGCGTACTTATTCGCGGCCGGCCAGTTCACGCTTCCCACGACCGCAGCAACGGAGGGGCTGCTGTCGTCCAACGGGTGGGGGTGAGTCACATCGGCTCCCATGAAGATGACTGGCTCGTCGTGCTTGAAGAGCCTCGGCATTTGGCAAGGCAACGAGTTGTACAACGCGACCGTGCAACCCCCGACTTTGGCATTGATCTTGAGGGCTATGTTGGCGAGGAACTGCGAGCTCGGCCTGCCAAGATTCGAGTAGAGGCAGCACTGGCTCAATACACCGATGCTCGTCTCAGCGATCCGTTTCAAGTCGGCGTATCCCTTGTGCTTCCTCTCCATCACACATATAAGGAGCTGCAGATTGTTGAAGGCAGCCTTGTGAATCTTCCTCAGCTTTGATTCCAACACTTTGGCATTTGCAAGGACATGCATTGGCTCAAAGAGAGGGCTAATCACAGTGCTCTTGTTTAGGAAAATTCCCAACTGTTCACATCTTTGGCATAGCTGGTTTATAAATCTTGGGATGCCGGATTTCTGATCAGTCGAGCCGCCAAAGCTTATGATCGCCCACCTCTTCACGCACGTGCCCTCGAAGACGTGGCTGTCTAGGAGGTTCCATTGACGGTCGTGGCGCGATGGGGTCAGATTCCTCACATGGCCACTGTGTCCGAGCTTGAGCTTCGGAGGGTAAAGGATTCTCCCTTTCAACTGTGTCATCTCTCTAGCCACATGCAGCTTGAACTCGTTCGCCATGCTCCCACTGTCGATAAACGGACAACCTCATGAAAAACGCACAATCTTTCATCAAAGAAGGCAAAAAAAATCGAAGATCTACACTACCTTGTTGGTCCGGCTGGCCCATGCATGACTCCATCGATGATAGCCTTGCGTTGTAACGGCCGTTGGCAGCCCATTTTGAGGAGCTTCGCGGTCTGATCATCCGAGAGCTTCCCGAAAAACTTCTGCCCTTCACAGATCACACAAAGCTCCATAGGTAGATAGCAAGGCTTCCTCCTACTAATCTGCAAACATGGCAGATTTCTATACTGCACATCATAATCATAGTGATCTTTGAAATAATGTAAAAGCCTCAAACTTGAACCATCTCTATCAGGGAACCATAGATTCTCAGTAACTTCCTCAGTTAAGCTATGGACTCGATATCTCTGCACCGTCTCTCTATGGCAGACAAAGATCCGGATATTCTTAAGGGCCCTCTCGACCTCCTTCCTCTCTTCGCCTGTCAAGCACCTTGCCTTTGTTTGGCAGACGTCGTGCATGAAGTCGAACCGTTTCTGCAAGTAAGGGATCACTCCGATGCTCTCGTGGAAAGCTGTCACAGAGAAATCCACATTGAGGGCAAGACCTTGCTGTGTTGGCCTCAGGCTCTGAAAGAACCCTCTATATGCAATGGCTCCTCCCCCGATCTCCTTCGCCCCTCCCATCAAACGAGAGTAGAACGACCTCCCTGAGGCAATGCACTTATCCGTCGGCCCCTCCCTCAGCACCACATCAAGAGCATGGATGTACTCCTGAGGGAGAGGTGTGGCATCATCTCCTTTGCTATCCAAATAGCTGCTCAGAACTTTCCCATCCAACTTCGACACGAGCTTGATATTTACTCGAAAGATCTTATGCTCCTGCTTTTTCTGTGACAAGTCCACCACTTCTTCCACAGAAGTTTTAGCTATAGATACCGGGAGGCTGATGAAGAACTCGAGCCTATCGTCTTGGAACTCAACAGGGCTGTATAGAGTCCTCCGGCCATCATATACAGGGAGAGCACCAGATAAGAGGCTTGGATGCTCCTCAACCAGCTTCTTCTTGATTCTACGCGCAATGTCCTTTGAGGGACTCGGAGATATCTCAACATCGTAATGGAAAACACGGTGGGACGGGCTGAATTTGACTAGGAAATGGTTAGCAAGAAGAGTGACAACTCTCCCTTCCACCCCACCAGAGTCTGGCCTTCTTGCTATTGCATATGACATAGCCTTAGAATCTGATTTCTTTCTCCCATTTTCCTTCCTGTTATAAGGCATGCTAACTGGATTTTTGATTTCTCTTTTACCTAAATAACAAAAAGTCTCCCACAACTTAAGCAATAACTATATAATcaatcatcaatttatttacaaaaactCTAGCAAAAACTATAGCATCAATCATCAACTACGCCAATATATCCATTCACATagtaccaatttttttttgtcataatgatTGTTTAGTCACAAAAACACTGCAATAGTAGTGATAAGACATTTAGAATTCAAGAATATATACAGCATTTGAAAAATGAGGTCTTTAAGG
This window contains:
- the LOC125207770 gene encoding protein argonaute 7, with the protein product MNIGPSADSFSSLPLKQVMEEEDESNTSTKCTPKTMSFRERGERAYTYHHHRHHHLLQNSYSFGYGFGFGYQNQYQNFPALLPLPPTIPLQLTAFPQNHTFGHKSNLRRGLCSPALATSSDYHVQDFSAGKREIKNPVSMPYNRKENGRKKSDSKAMSYAIARRPDSGGVEGRVVTLLANHFLVKFSPSHRVFHYDVEISPSPSKDIARRIKKKLVEEHPSLLSGALPVYDGRRTLYSPVEFQDDRLEFFISLPVSIAKTSVEEVVDLSQKKQEHKIFRVNIKLVSKLDGKVLSSYLDSKGDDATPLPQEYIHALDVVLREGPTDKCIASGRSFYSRLMGGAKEIGGGAIAYRGFFQSLRPTQQGLALNVDFSVTAFHESIGVIPYLQKRFDFMHDVCQTKARCLTGEERKEVERALKNIRIFVCHRETVQRYRVHSLTEEVTENLWFPDRDGSSLRLLHYFKDHYDYDVQYRNLPCLQISRRKPCYLPMELCVICEGQKFFGKLSDDQTAKLLKMGCQRPLQRKAIIDGVMHGPAGPTSGSMANEFKLHVAREMTQLKGRILYPPKLKLGHSGHVRNLTPSRHDRQWNLLDSHVFEGTCVKRWAIISFGGSTDQKSGIPRFINQLCQRCEQLGIFLNKSTVISPLFEPMHVLANAKVLESKLRKIHKAAFNNLQLLICVMERKHKGYADLKRIAETSIGVLSQCCLYSNLGRPSSQFLANIALKINAKVGGCTVALYNSLPCQMPRLFKHDEPVIFMGADVTHPHPLDDSSPSVAAVVGSVNWPAANKYASRMRSQTHRQEIIQDLASMVKEILDDFYEELSQLPRRIVFFRDGVSETQFNKVLHDELEAIRRACSKFPAYDPPITFFVVQKRHHTRLFPCEGADPSQSNDENVHPGTVVDTVITHPREFDFYLCSHWGVKGTSRPIHYHVLWDESGFSSDEAQKLVYNLCYTFVRCTKPISLVPPAYYAHLAAYRGRLYLERSDSGTTSSTSPTVSRSAPPQAMPLPKLSDNIRKLMFYC